In one window of Cupriavidus necator N-1 DNA:
- a CDS encoding sterol desaturase family protein, translating into MNTESLDPGLVLLAFAPVFLLTIGAEARYWARRDPTAYSLRDTVSNAALALMHQASDAFFLWLMIRTVYTWCYQHGLHAMPETMWSFALLLLLQDFLYYWFHRASHRVRWLWASHVTHHSSEGMNFSTAFRQSLTYPLSGMWLFWIPLAWIGFTPDWVILAVGLNLTFQFFVHTRLGQRWPLIESLLNTPSVHRVHHAKNPQYIDRNYAGVLTIWDRLFGTFVPEHEAPVYGITRQVRTHNPLTLTFHEWRDMFTDAWRDRDPRYLWKPPEWRSPRAPALEVVPGAQ; encoded by the coding sequence ATGAACACTGAATCGCTCGATCCCGGACTCGTGCTGCTGGCCTTTGCGCCAGTGTTCCTGCTGACCATTGGCGCCGAGGCCCGGTACTGGGCCCGCCGCGACCCGACCGCCTACAGCCTGCGCGACACCGTATCCAACGCGGCACTGGCGCTGATGCACCAGGCGTCGGATGCGTTCTTCCTCTGGCTGATGATCCGCACGGTCTACACGTGGTGCTACCAGCACGGGCTGCACGCCATGCCGGAGACCATGTGGTCATTCGCGCTGTTGTTGCTGCTGCAGGACTTTCTCTATTACTGGTTCCACCGCGCCAGCCATCGCGTGCGCTGGCTGTGGGCTTCGCACGTGACGCACCATTCGTCGGAAGGCATGAATTTCTCGACAGCGTTCCGGCAGAGCCTGACGTATCCGCTCTCAGGCATGTGGCTGTTCTGGATTCCGCTGGCGTGGATCGGCTTCACGCCGGACTGGGTGATCCTGGCAGTAGGCCTGAACCTGACCTTCCAGTTCTTCGTGCATACGCGGCTGGGGCAACGCTGGCCGCTGATCGAGTCGCTGCTGAATACGCCATCGGTTCATCGCGTCCACCATGCGAAGAACCCGCAGTACATCGACCGCAACTACGCCGGTGTGCTGACGATCTGGGACCGCCTGTTCGGCACCTTCGTCCCCGAGCATGAGGCACCGGTGTACGGCATCACACGCCAGGTGCGCACCCATAACCCGCTGACGCTGACTTTCCACGAATGGCGCGACATGTTCACCGATGCCTGGCGCGACCGCGACCCGCGCTACCTGTGGAAGCCGCCCGAGTGGCGCAGCCCGCGCGCACCGGCGCTCGAAGTCGTGCCTGGCGCGCAATAG